In the Flagellimonas sp. HMM57 genome, one interval contains:
- a CDS encoding FAD-binding and (Fe-S)-binding domain-containing protein, with product MDKLSLTQLSEKLQGELFSDDLSRALYATDASVYRKKPLAVAYPKNIEDIKTLITFASNHTIGLIPRTAGTSLAGQCVGDGIVVDVSKHFTDILYLDEEKKQVRVQPGVVRDELNQYLKPFGLFFGPNTSTSNRCMIGGMVGNNSSGTTSIQYGVTRDKVVEMKCVLSDGSEALFSDITKNEYENKKKEDSLEGKLYAFIETELSNKKTQENIATEFPKPSIHRRNTGYAIDELLKNRVFGNTGEDFNLCKLFSGSEGTLAFTTEITLQLDEFPPSLSAMVATHYHTLEDCLSDVAPVMQHNLHTCEMMDKVILDCTKNNRSQLANRFFVSGDPAAILMLEVKADTEDKLKAQLEDLLRTIESSGLSYASPVLIGDEINKAIELRKAGLGLLGNMVGDRKAVACIEDTAVALEDLKNFIGEFTQIMKDYGQDAVYYAHAGAGELHLRPILNLKKSDDVALFRSITTDVAKLTKKYKGSFSGEHGDGIVRAEFIPLMIGAANYELLKRIKSAFDPLNIFNPGKIVDAFPMDESLRYDIDRKEPVIKTLMDFSDNEGILKAAEKCNGSGDCRKSHTMSGAMCPSYHATKNEKDTTRGRANALREFLTNSEKPNRFDQEELKEVFDLCLSCKACSSECPSNVDVATLKAEFLYQYQESNGYPLRSKLFAYNTKFNAMGSKFPSLTNAVYKSSILGGLLKKTSGVASERSLPEVHRFNFERYLKKQKKANTKTLKKVVLYIDEFTKYLDVQVGKDAIELLCKLGYDVQLFYVESGRTYLSKGFLKQAKSLVKNNIIKLKKIIQEDIPIVGLEPSAILSFRDEYKRLHNDTELVNKLASKSFLIEEFLAREIKKRVFGPNRFTEEERVVKIHNHCHQKALSDQKVTFDVLNLPKNYKVSIIPSGCCGMAGSFGYEKEHYEVSMQVGELKLFPSVRKSTAETIIAANGTSCRHQIKDGTKREAQHPVSILRQALIV from the coding sequence TTGGATAAATTATCTTTAACCCAACTATCTGAAAAACTCCAAGGAGAATTATTCAGCGATGACCTAAGTAGGGCATTGTACGCTACTGATGCCTCTGTATATCGAAAAAAACCATTGGCGGTTGCATACCCCAAGAACATAGAAGATATAAAAACACTTATAACTTTTGCTAGTAATCATACCATTGGATTGATTCCTAGAACAGCTGGTACTTCCTTGGCAGGACAATGTGTGGGCGATGGTATTGTAGTTGATGTTTCAAAACATTTTACGGATATCTTGTATTTGGATGAAGAAAAGAAACAAGTCCGGGTGCAACCTGGCGTTGTCCGCGACGAACTCAATCAGTATTTAAAACCTTTCGGTCTTTTTTTTGGACCTAATACTTCAACCTCAAATAGATGCATGATAGGAGGGATGGTCGGTAACAATTCTTCAGGAACTACATCCATTCAATACGGTGTAACTAGAGATAAAGTGGTGGAGATGAAGTGCGTGTTATCGGATGGAAGCGAAGCTTTATTTTCAGATATAACTAAGAACGAATACGAGAACAAGAAAAAAGAGGATTCTCTTGAAGGTAAGTTATACGCATTTATTGAAACAGAACTTTCCAATAAGAAAACGCAAGAAAATATAGCAACAGAATTTCCTAAACCAAGTATTCATCGTAGAAATACCGGCTATGCCATAGATGAGCTCTTAAAGAATCGTGTTTTTGGAAATACTGGGGAAGATTTCAATCTGTGCAAGTTGTTTTCAGGAAGCGAAGGAACTTTAGCGTTTACGACAGAAATCACCTTGCAATTGGATGAATTTCCCCCTTCGTTGTCTGCTATGGTCGCAACCCATTACCACACCCTTGAAGATTGTTTGAGCGATGTTGCCCCAGTAATGCAGCATAATTTGCATACCTGTGAAATGATGGACAAGGTAATTTTGGACTGTACCAAGAATAACCGCTCTCAATTGGCAAATCGTTTTTTTGTGAGTGGCGATCCAGCTGCAATATTAATGTTGGAAGTAAAGGCCGATACAGAAGATAAACTAAAAGCCCAACTTGAAGATTTGCTGAGAACCATAGAAAGTTCTGGGCTGAGTTATGCGAGCCCTGTTTTGATCGGAGACGAAATCAACAAGGCCATAGAACTCCGCAAGGCAGGTTTGGGGTTGTTGGGGAATATGGTAGGCGATAGAAAAGCGGTTGCCTGTATTGAGGATACTGCAGTTGCCTTGGAAGATTTAAAAAACTTTATTGGTGAGTTTACGCAAATCATGAAGGATTATGGGCAAGATGCTGTGTATTATGCCCATGCAGGGGCAGGGGAACTGCATTTACGTCCCATCCTTAATCTAAAAAAGTCTGACGATGTAGCTCTTTTTCGCTCAATTACTACAGATGTGGCAAAGCTGACCAAAAAATACAAAGGTAGTTTTAGCGGTGAGCATGGCGACGGAATTGTAAGGGCAGAATTTATACCGTTGATGATAGGAGCGGCCAATTACGAACTGCTAAAGCGTATAAAATCTGCTTTTGACCCACTGAACATTTTCAATCCCGGTAAAATTGTGGATGCTTTCCCAATGGATGAATCCTTGCGTTATGATATCGATAGAAAGGAGCCTGTCATTAAAACGTTGATGGATTTTTCAGATAATGAAGGGATTTTAAAAGCAGCGGAAAAATGTAATGGTAGTGGAGATTGTCGTAAAAGCCATACCATGTCCGGGGCGATGTGCCCAAGCTATCATGCCACAAAAAATGAAAAGGATACTACTAGAGGTAGGGCAAATGCTTTGCGTGAATTTTTGACCAATTCGGAAAAGCCAAATCGGTTTGATCAGGAAGAGCTAAAAGAAGTTTTTGACCTCTGCCTTAGCTGCAAGGCCTGTTCCAGTGAGTGCCCCAGCAATGTGGATGTAGCAACGTTAAAGGCTGAATTTTTGTACCAGTACCAAGAATCCAATGGCTATCCTTTGCGCAGTAAGCTTTTTGCTTATAATACCAAGTTCAATGCCATGGGGAGCAAATTTCCTTCATTGACAAATGCGGTTTATAAGTCCAGTATCCTGGGAGGTTTGCTGAAAAAAACTTCAGGAGTGGCCAGTGAACGTAGTCTTCCAGAGGTTCATCGGTTCAATTTTGAGAGGTATTTGAAGAAGCAGAAAAAAGCGAACACCAAAACCTTAAAAAAAGTAGTGCTGTATATTGATGAATTTACAAAATACTTGGATGTTCAAGTAGGTAAAGATGCCATTGAGCTACTTTGCAAGCTAGGCTATGATGTACAGTTATTTTATGTGGAAAGTGGACGCACGTACCTATCAAAAGGATTCCTAAAGCAAGCGAAGTCCTTGGTGAAAAACAATATAATCAAACTTAAAAAAATTATTCAGGAAGATATACCGATTGTTGGCCTGGAACCATCTGCTATTTTATCCTTTAGGGATGAATACAAAAGACTACATAACGACACGGAACTAGTAAATAAGTTAGCTTCTAAATCCTTTCTTATTGAAGAATTTCTTGCTAGAGAGATCAAAAAAAGAGTTTTTGGTCCCAACAGGTTTACTGAAGAAGAAAGAGTGGTGAAAATCCATAATCACTGTCATCAAAAAGCTTTATCCGATCAAAAAGTAACTTTTGATGTGCTTAACCTTCCCAAAAATTACAAGGTTTCCATTATTCCTTCCGGCTGCTGCGGTATGGCCGGTTCTTTTGGGTATGAAAAGGAACACTATGAAGTAAGTATGCAGGTTGGTGAGTTAAAGCTGTTCCCATCGGTAAGAAAAAGTACTGCCGAGACTATAATAGCGGCCAATGGCACAAGCTGTAGGCATCAAATAAAAGATGGGACGAAAAGGGAGGCACAACATCCAGTATCAATCTTGCGTCAAGCCTTGATTGTCTAG
- a CDS encoding UDP-2,3-diacylglucosamine diphosphatase: MKKRKIEVAVISDVHLGTYGCHADELIAYLNSIQPKKLILNGDIIDIWQFSKRYFPASHLKVLKKIIGMASKGTEVYYITGNHDEMLRKFSDTSMGNFKIANKLVLNLDGKKAWIFHGDVFDVSIQNAKWLAKLGGYGYDLLILINSFINWCLAKMGRERYSLSKRIKNSVKGAIKYINNFETTAADLAIENDYDYVICGHIHQPKKERYENKYGSCIYLNSGDWVENLTALEYSFKRWRIYYYNHDKLSPFFVDEDLKEMDMNELIASITDKEVVSKEIEPNDIIEHIGKDIIETIAPDNIETIDLGEQDTKPLDNQGLTQD; encoded by the coding sequence TTGAAAAAAAGAAAGATTGAAGTAGCCGTAATTTCGGACGTACACCTAGGTACGTACGGTTGCCACGCCGATGAACTTATCGCATATTTAAACAGTATTCAGCCAAAGAAGCTTATTTTAAATGGTGATATCATAGATATTTGGCAGTTTAGCAAACGTTACTTTCCGGCCTCGCATTTAAAGGTGCTCAAAAAGATTATAGGCATGGCATCCAAGGGCACCGAAGTTTACTATATCACTGGTAATCATGATGAAATGCTCCGTAAGTTCAGTGATACTTCAATGGGTAATTTTAAAATCGCTAACAAGCTTGTACTCAATTTGGATGGAAAAAAGGCATGGATCTTTCATGGTGACGTCTTCGATGTATCTATCCAAAATGCCAAGTGGTTAGCCAAATTGGGTGGGTATGGTTATGACTTGCTTATTCTTATCAATAGCTTCATCAACTGGTGTTTGGCAAAAATGGGCCGTGAACGCTACTCACTGTCCAAGCGGATTAAAAATAGCGTAAAGGGAGCTATCAAGTATATCAACAATTTTGAGACAACAGCCGCCGACCTCGCTATTGAAAATGATTATGATTATGTTATTTGCGGACACATACATCAGCCAAAAAAAGAGCGTTACGAGAACAAATATGGTAGTTGTATATACCTAAATTCAGGAGATTGGGTAGAAAACCTAACAGCATTGGAATATTCTTTTAAACGTTGGAGGATATACTATTACAACCATGACAAGCTATCACCATTTTTTGTTGATGAGGACCTTAAGGAAATGGACATGAACGAATTGATTGCTTCCATTACGGACAAGGAGGTGGTTTCAAAAGAAATAGAACCCAACGATATTATAGAACATATTGGAAAAGATATTATAGAAACGATAGCGCCTGATAATATTGAAACTATAGACCTTGGAGAGCAAGACACCAAACCTCTAGACAATCAAGGCTTGACGCAAGATTGA
- the aroC gene encoding chorismate synthase, which produces MAGNTFGQLFKLTSFGESHGRAIGGVIDGCPAGITLDLEKIQLELNRRKPGQSAIVTQRKEPDTVEIYSGLFEGKTTGTPIGFAIHNTNQKSKDYSHIKDSYRPSHADYVYDQKYGFRDYRGGGRSSARETASRVVAGAIAKQFLENIKINAFVSQVGEIKLQKEYQQLDFSKIESNAVRCPDLEMAEKMEEYIKSIKKQGDTIGGVITCVIQNIPIGLGEPVFDKLHAELGRAMLSINAVKGFEYGSGFEGVLMKGSEHNDQFNEDGTTSTNRSGGIQGGISNGMHIYFNIAFKPVATVLQSYETINKEGEKVMTQGKGRHDPCVVPRAVPIVEAMAAMVLADYTLLARTNKI; this is translated from the coding sequence ATGGCGGGAAATACTTTTGGACAACTTTTTAAGCTCACTTCTTTTGGAGAGTCGCATGGAAGGGCAATAGGTGGGGTGATAGATGGTTGCCCTGCGGGAATAACTTTGGATTTGGAAAAAATTCAGCTTGAACTGAACCGGCGTAAACCTGGACAATCTGCAATAGTCACCCAAAGAAAGGAACCGGATACCGTAGAAATCTATTCGGGTCTGTTTGAAGGGAAAACTACAGGAACTCCAATAGGGTTTGCTATCCATAATACGAATCAGAAGTCAAAAGATTATTCCCATATCAAGGATTCTTATCGGCCATCCCATGCAGATTATGTATACGACCAAAAATATGGTTTTAGGGATTACCGTGGAGGTGGTAGAAGTTCGGCAAGGGAAACTGCAAGTAGGGTAGTGGCAGGAGCTATCGCAAAACAGTTTCTTGAAAACATAAAAATCAATGCTTTCGTATCCCAAGTAGGTGAAATAAAGCTGCAAAAAGAATACCAACAGCTCGATTTCTCAAAAATCGAATCAAATGCCGTACGCTGTCCGGATTTGGAAATGGCTGAAAAGATGGAAGAATACATCAAATCCATTAAAAAGCAAGGCGATACCATTGGTGGGGTTATTACCTGTGTCATTCAAAATATACCGATTGGTCTTGGAGAGCCCGTCTTTGACAAACTGCATGCAGAACTAGGTAGGGCCATGCTGTCCATAAATGCCGTTAAGGGTTTTGAATATGGTAGTGGTTTTGAAGGTGTACTTATGAAAGGTAGTGAGCACAACGACCAATTTAATGAGGATGGAACTACGTCTACGAATCGAAGTGGTGGTATCCAAGGGGGCATAAGCAATGGTATGCATATCTATTTCAATATAGCTTTCAAACCAGTGGCCACAGTGCTTCAATCTTACGAAACCATCAACAAAGAGGGTGAAAAAGTTATGACCCAAGGCAAGGGAAGACATGACCCATGTGTTGTTCCAAGGGCTGTGCCAATAGTCGAAGCTATGGCAGCAATGGTATTGGCAGATTATACACTTTTGGCACGCACTAATAAAATATAA